From Pyrenophora tritici-repentis strain M4 chromosome 1, whole genome shotgun sequence, the proteins below share one genomic window:
- a CDS encoding MhpC, hydrolase or acyltransferase (alpha-beta hydrolase superfamily), which translates to MAAKSTPGILYVTMQPKEGLSDAQFHDWYQNEHGPNRLRLPFCNNGFRYRATDLENSAGTKDKPEWMAIYDFDELEWLTREPYMKLRSAPVQSQRERDTMKQIFVDRRSYDLLKEWKGGDFKDLQKVENEGEKNVMIAVSFALQDGADKEEELKKWYEEEHVPLLQKVPGWRRTRRFVTSYLDLESGHKTEKEFLALHEYAPQNGLGGPEFVAATTTEWCDKIYKNVVKERKRRVYDLYYTFGAAQRDLQSLANKDTVPVEFSEGLVKTYPAHTTPEQRPVIESFITTKDGIQLPYRLEGSSDPNAPLLLLSNSILVDYGIWDEFLTHFFKFTNNKYRVLRYSTRGRNTLPSESTSPVNLDVLTQDVIALLDALRVKKASIVGVSLGGATALNAGLSYPDRISAFIGCDTNAFAPPSNANAWNERVQMAEKEGLKASSGEPIVGEDLAEITVRRWFVKESYDNAELAKKIQRVKDMVKTNSLAGFRDSVKALHQYDIRDKMAGYKGKGAFLVGAGDGVLPKTMKENMADKLGTGVELKVIDGAGHLPMVERPSEVAQFVAQFLEN; encoded by the exons ATGGCCGCGAAATCAACACCGGGCATTTTGTATGTGACTATGCAGCCCAAAGAGGGCTTATCAGATGCACAGTTTCACGATTG GTACCAGAACGAACACGGTCCTAACCGCCTCCGTCTCCCATTTTGCAACAATGGCTTCCGCTACCGCGCGACGGACCTCGAAAACAGTGCCGGAACCAAAGACAAGCCAGAATGGATGGCCATCTACGACTTTGACGAACTTGAATGGCTGACCAGAGAACCGTACATGAAGCTCCGTAGCGCACCAGTGCAGTCGCAAAGGGAGAGAGATACCATGAAGCAGATATTTGTCGACAGGAGATCTTATGACTTGCTCAAGGAGTGGAAAGGCGGTGATTTCAAGGACCTGCAAAAGGTAGAGAACGAGGGCGAGAAGAACGTCATGATTGCCGTTAGTTTTGCACTACAGGACGGCGCGGATAAAGAGGAGGAACTGAAGAAGTGGTATGAGGAGGAGCATGTGCCACTCCTCCAAAAGGTGCCGGGATGGAGAAGGACCAGGAGATTTGTCACCTCGTACCTGGATCTCGAAAGCGGGCACAAGACGGAGAAGGAATTCCTTGCGCTACACGAATACGCACCTCAGAACGGGCTAGGAGGACCAGAGTTTGTCGCTGCGACTACGACAGAGTGGTGCGACAAGATATACAAGAATGTCGTCAAAGAGAGGAAGAGACGAGTATACGATTTGTACTACACTTTTGGAGCTGCACAGCGCGACCTGCAGAGCCTTGCCAACAAGGACACGGTACCCGTAGAGTTTTCGGAAGGACTGGTAAAGACATACCCAGCGCATACCACACCCGAGCAGCGACCAGTGATCGAAAGCTTCATCACAACGAAAGATGGAATCCAACTCCCGTACCGTCTTGAGGGCTCAAGTGATCCTAATGCGCCGCTATTGCTTCTTTCAAACAGCATATTGGTGGACTATGGCATTTGGGATGAATTTCTGACACACTTTTTCAAATTTACAAACAACAAGTACCGCGTCCTACGATACAGCACCCGCGGACGCAACACTCTTCCATCAGAGTCTACATCACCAGTCAACCTCGACGTCCTTACGCAGGATGTAATCGCTCTCCTCGATGCTCTTCGTGTGAAAAAGGCATCAATAGTCGGCGTTTCTCTTGGAGGCGCCACAGCACTCAACGCAGGCCTCTCGTATCCAGACCGCATCTCCGCATTCATCGGCTGCGACACAAATGCCTTCGCGCCCCCCTCCAACGCCAATGCTTGGAACGAGCGTGTTCAAATGGCCGAGAAAGAAGGACTAAAAGCTTCATCAGGCGAGCCCATTGTCGGCGAAGACCTTGCCGAAATCACAGTACGCAGGTGGTTCGTCAAGGAGTCATACGACAATGCCGAACTAGCAAAGAAGATCCAACGTGTCAAAGACATGGTCAAGACAAACTCTCTAGCTGGCTTCCGTGACTCGGTCAAAGCACTGCATCAGTACGACATCCGCGACAAGATGGCCGGGTACAAGGGCAAAGGCGCGTTCTTAGTTGGCGCCGGCGACGGCGTCCTACCAAAGACTATGAAGGAAAACATGGCAGACAAACTAGGTACTGGTGTTGAACTCAAGGTCATCGACGGCGCGGGACACTTACCCATGGTGGAGAGGCCCTCGGAGGTCGCACAATTCGTAGCCCAGTTTCTGGAAAACTAG